From one Oscillatoria sp. FACHB-1407 genomic stretch:
- a CDS encoding helix-turn-helix domain-containing protein — protein MASSNQTTKTALNLRQPEISQLVRELRQLMQLTQAQFAAELGVAYETINRWENGHMQPSALALKQLRFVIDGLTNSPSKSLRDGSSILLSKYFVEEQRL, from the coding sequence TCAGACAACCAAAACAGCCTTAAATTTGAGACAGCCCGAGATTAGCCAGCTTGTGCGTGAGTTGCGTCAACTGATGCAACTGACCCAGGCGCAGTTTGCAGCCGAGTTGGGTGTGGCGTATGAGACAATCAACCGCTGGGAAAATGGGCATATGCAGCCATCGGCTCTTGCCCTAAAACAACTTCGCTTTGTGATCGATGGACTCACAAATTCCCCATCTAAATCGCTACGAGATGGAAGCAGTATTCTGCTGAGCAAGTATTTTGTGGAAGAACAGCGTTTGTGA